From the Musa acuminata AAA Group cultivar baxijiao chromosome BXJ3-7, Cavendish_Baxijiao_AAA, whole genome shotgun sequence genome, one window contains:
- the LOC103990930 gene encoding leucine-rich repeat extensin-like protein 6 — protein sequence MSSTGFHGCLLRILFLSLPLLSLAENYPPPNPRLEKAYVALQAWKHAITADPKNLTHDWCGPHVCNYTGVYCAPALDNPHEFTVAGIDLNHGTLEGTLPEELGLLSDLALFHLNSNKFRGALPSSFKCLKLLYELDVSNNQLEGSFPSVVLELPSLKYLDIRYNRFCGDVPSCVYNLKLDALFINNNDFTFSIPDNIGNSPVSVLVFANNQISGCFPKSIGNMHETLRELIILNTGLRACIPPEIGMLRKLRVLDLSYNHLVGPLPESIGEMKKLEQLDVAHNKLSGKIPCSICDLPRLKNFTYSYNYFCEEPPSCLKIKTHDDRKNCFPFRPDQRPEEQCMAFLSKPRYCDSNGCIAHPPPPPPPPPPPPPPPVHHHY from the coding sequence ATGAGCAGCACAGGGTTTCATGGGTGCTTGTTACgcatcctcttcctctctctccccctcctctCGCTGGCCGAGAACTATCCCCCACCCAACCCGAGGCTGGAGAAGGCCTACGTGGCTCTGCAGGCATGGAAGCACGCCATCACGGCTGACCCAAAGAACTTGACCCACGATTGGTGCGGTCCGCACGTCTGCAACTACACCGGCGTGTACTGCGCGCCGGCCCTCGACAACCCCCACGAGTTCACCGTCGCCGGCATCGACCTCAACCACGGCACCCTCGAGGGGACGCTACCGGAGGAGCTCGGCCTCCTCTCCGACCTCGCGCTCTTCCACCTCAACTCCAACAAGTTCCGCGGCGCCCTGCCGTCCTCCTTCAAGTGCTTGAAGCTCCTGTACGAGCTCGACGTGAGCAACAACCAGTTGGAGGGGTCGTTCCCCTCCGTCGTCCTGGAGTTGCCCAGCCTCAAGTACCTCGACATCCGCTACAACCGGTTCTGCGGCGACGTCCCCTCCTGCGTCTACAACCTCAAGCTCGACGCCTTGTTCATCAACAACAACGACTTCACCTTCTCGATTCCCGACAACATCGGCAACTCCCCCGTGTCGGTGCTCGTCTTCGCCAACAACCAGATCAGTGGCTGCTTCCCCAAGAGCATCGGCAACATGCACGAGACCCTCCGCGAGCTGATCATCCTGAACACCGGCCTCCGAGCGTGCATACCGCCGGAGATCGGGATGCTGAGGAAGCTGAGGGTGCTCGACCTGAGCTACAACCACCTGGTCGGCCCGCTGCCGGAGAGCATCGGGGAGATGAAGAAGCTGGAGCAGCTGGACGTGGCGCACAACAAGCTCTCGGGGAAGATACCATGCAGCATCTGCGACCTGCCGAGGCTGAAGAACTTCACCTACTCCTACAACTACTTCTGCGAGGAGCCACCGAGTTGCCTGAAGATCAAGACCCACGACGATCGCAAGAACTGCTTCCCGTTCCGTCCGGACCAGAGGCCCGAGGAGCAGTGCATGGCCTTCCTGTCCAAGCCGAGGTACTGCGACTCCAACGGGTGCATCGCGCACCCCCCACcgcctccaccaccacctcctccgccgccgccgccgcccgttCATCATCACTACTGA
- the LOC135643139 gene encoding serine/threonine-protein kinase 52-like: MDLGSKKKEKGPEVKDLGDKPKLKGFRSFGSNDMFFRADKIDLKSLDIELEKQINKAWSKENGGAKGPKEEWEIDLSKLEIRYVIAQGTYGIVYRGTYDGQDIAVKVLDWGEDGAATDAEIASLRASFKQEVAVWHKLDHPNVTKFVGASMGTTDLKIPQKNSTSSGQTSLPTQACCVVVEYLPRGTLKQYLIKNRRKKLAYKVVVQLALDLSRGLSYLHSQKIVHRDVKTENMLLDANSNLKIADFGVARVEAQNPRDMTGATGTLGYMAPEVLNGKPYNRKCDVYSFGICLWEIYCCDMPYANLSFAEVSSSVVQKNLRPEIPRCCPSAMASIMRKCWDANPDKRPDMDEVVRHLEALNTSKGGGMIPEDKAHGCFCFTTKRGP; the protein is encoded by the exons ATGGATTTGGGCAgcaaaaagaaagagaagggtCCTGAAGTGAAAGATTTGGGGGATAAACCAAAACTAAAGGGATTCAGAAGCTTTGGGAGTAACGATATGTTCTTCAGAGCAGACAAGATTGATTTGAAGAGCTTAGATATCGAGTTGGAGAAGCAAATAAACAAAGCATGGAGCAAAGAGAATGGTGGTGCCAAAGGGCCGAAGGAGGAATGGGAGATTGATCTATCTAAGCTGGAGATTCGCTATGTTATAGCTCAGGGGACATATGGTATTGTGTATAGAGGAACTTATGATGGGCAGGACATTGCAG TTAAAGTGTTGGACTGGGGAGAAGATGGTGCGGCCACAGATGCTGAAATTGCTTCTCTTCGGGCATCGTTTAAGCAGGAAGTTGCTGTTTGGCATAAACTTGACCATCCGAATGTTACAAAG TTTGTTGGGGCATCAATGGGAACTACCGATCTCAAGATTCCACAAAAGAATTCCACAAGCAGTGGACAAACTTCACTTCCAACTCAAGCATGTTGTGTTGTGGTTGAGTATCTTCCTAGGGGAACATTAAAGCAATATTTAATCAAAAACAGGCGAAAGAAGCTTGCATACAAGGTTGTTGTTCAGCTTGCATTGGATCTATCGAGAGG ATTAAGCTATCTACACTCGCAAAAGATTGTGCATCGGGATGTCAAGACTGAGAACATGTTACTGGATGCCAATTCGAATCTGAAAATTGCTGATTTTGGGGTTGCCCGTGTTGAGGCTCAGAATCCTAGGGATATGACTGGTGCCACGGGTACTCTTGGGTACATGGCTCCAGAG GTCCTTAATGGTAAACCTTACAATAGAAAATGCGATGTATACAGCTTTGGCATATGTTTATGGGAAATCTACTGTTGCGACATGCCATATGCTAATCTCAGCTTCGCAGAAGTCTCCTCTTCTGTTGTTCAAAAG AATCTACGACCGGAGATCCCACGGTGTTGCCCGAGTGCTATGGCAAGCATTATGAGGAAGTGTTGGGATGCCAATCCAGATAAAAGGCCCGATATGGACGAGGTCGTGCGGCATTTAGAAGCACTCAACACAAGCAAAGGTGGTGGGATGATACCTGAAGACAAGGCACATGGTTGTTTCTGCTTCACCACGAAACGCGGTCCATAG
- the LOC135642548 gene encoding type I inositol polyphosphate 5-phosphatase 4-like isoform X3, with protein sequence MRDENSKKSKFSWSKSLVRKWFNIKNKSQDFHADDDVVVGRGDDREWRMGSAESEACTVKKSRTEQMNKKNMDRARRRRSDVDLAQATDVHDYRIFVSTWNVGGKSPSKNLNLEEWLHASPPADIYVLGFQEIVPLNAGNVLGAEDNGPAKKWLTLIRRTLNTLPGTHGCGSYSTPSPVPDPLVELDADFEGSSVRQHNSSYFHRHSFHSMSRSLRINGDIMELHPRLDRRFSVCDRVSTGSRPSDFDSNFRCGDSSDDEKVAEQSPSAGIFSPSSYAYGAPQYMGERNRSSSHTRYCLVASKQMVGIFLTVWVRSEIRGDVQNLKVSCVGRGLMGCLGNKGSISISMTLHQTSFCFICSHLTSGQKEGDEARRNLDVMEILKKTRFPRVQKACDEKTRETILDHDRIIWLGDLNYRIALSYQSAKALVEMHNWRALLEKDQLRMEQRCGRVFEGWKEGRICFPPTYKYSNNSDRYTGDDMHRKEKRRTPAWCDRILWYGRGLTQLSYVRGESRFSDHRPVYGTFTAKVEIINHNRIKKNMGCSSSRIEVEELLPYPHGYTELSFY encoded by the exons ATGAGAGATGAGAACTCGAAGAAAAGCAAG TTTTCATGGTCCAAATCCCTGGTTAGAAAATGGTTCAACATCAAGAACAAATCTCAGGACTTCCATGCGGATGATGATGTTGTTGTTGGAAGAG GAGACGATAGGGAATGGAGGATGGGTTCTGCAGAGAGTGAGGCATGCACGGTGAAAAAGAGCAGAACAG AGCAAATGAACAAGAAGAATATGGATCGAGCCCGACGAAGAAGATCTGATGTTGATTTGGCTCAAGCTACTGACGTTCACGACTATAG AATTTTTGTGTCGACATGGAATGTAGGCGGAAAATCtccatcaaaaaatttgaatcttGAGGAATGGCTTCATGCCTCACCTCCTGCAGACATATACGTTTTGGG ATTTCAAGAGATTGTTCCTCTCAATGCCGGAAATGTTCTTGGTGCAGAAGACAATGGTCCAGCAAAGAAATGGTTGACACTCATTAGAAGGACACTGAACACCCTTCCTGGAACACATGGATGTGGCAGCTATAGCACACCGTCCCCAGTTCCTGATCCACTTGTGGAGCTAGATGCTGATTTTGAGGGTTCCTCAGTGAGGCAACACAATTCATCGTACTTCCACCGACATTCATTCCATTCCATGAGTCGTAGTTTACGAATTAATGGCGATATCATGGAACTGCATCCAAGGCTGGATCGCCGTTTCAGTGTTTGTGACCGAGTAAGCACCGGGAGCAGGCCAAGTGATTTTGATTCAAATTTTAGATGTGGAGATTCATCTGATGATGAGAAAGTTGCGGAACAATCTCCTTCTGCTGGAATTTTCTCACCGTCGTCATATGCTTATGGTGCTCCGCAATATATGGGAGAAAGAAATAGATCATCATCCCACACTAG GTATTGCTTGGTTGCCAGTAAGCAGATGGTTGGCATATTTCTAACAGTTTGGGTGCGAAGTGAAATTAGGGGTGATGTACAGAACTTGAAGGTTTCTTGTGTTGGAAGGGGACTGATGGGTTGTCTTGGAAATAAG GGTTCAATATCAATTAGCATGACTTTGCACCAAACAAGCTTCTGCTTCATCTGTAGTCATTTGACCTCAGGACAGAAAGAGGGGGATGAAGCACGGAGGAACCTAGATGTGATGGAGATTTTAAAAAAGACGAGGTTTCCTCGGGTGCAAAAGGCATGTGATGAGAAGACTCGTGAAACAATTCTCGATCATGA TCGTATCATATGGCTTGGTGATTTAAATTACCGCATCGCTCTTTCATATCAGTCCGCAAAGGCTTTAGTTGAGATGCACAACTGGAGAGCTTTGTTGGAAAAAGATCAG CTTCGAATGGAGCAAAGATGTGGCCGTGTTTTTGAGGGATGGAAAGAAGGAAGGATATGTTTTCCTCCCACCTATAAATACTCGAACAACTCTGATAGATACACAGGGGATGACATGCACAGAAAAGAGAAACGGCGGACACCTGCATG GTGTGACCGGATTTTATGGTATGGTAGAGGTCTTACTCAGTTATCTTATGTACGTGGGGAGTCTAGATTCTCCGACCACAGACCTGTATACGGTACTTTTACTGCAAAGGTTGAAATAATCAATCACAACCGGATTAAGAAAAACATGGGTTGTTCTAGCTCTCGGATAGAGGTGGAGGAACTCTTGCCCTACCCGCATGGTTACACAGAACTCAGTTTCTACTGA
- the LOC135642548 gene encoding type I inositol polyphosphate 5-phosphatase 4-like isoform X2, giving the protein MRDENSKKSKFSWSKSLVRKWFNIKNKSQDFHADDDVVVGRGDDREWRMGSAESEACTVKKSRTEQMNKKNMDRARRRRSDVDLAQATDVHDYRIFVSTWNVGGKSPSKNLNLEEWLHASPPADIYVLGFQEIVPLNAGNVLGAEDNGPAKKWLTLIRRTLNTLPGTHGCGSYSTPSPVPDPLVELDADFEGSSVRQHNSSYFHRHSFHSMSRSLRINGDIMELHPRLDRRFSVCDRVSTGSRPSDFDSNFRCGDSSDDEKVAEQSPSAGIFSPSSYAYGAPQYMGERNRSSSHTSSRYCLVASKQMVGIFLTVWVRSEIRGDVQNLKVSCVGRGLMGCLGNKGSISISMTLHQTSFCFICSHLTSGQKEGDEARRNLDVMEILKKTRFPRVQKACDEKTRETILDHDRIIWLGDLNYRIALSYQSAKALVEMHNWRALLEKDQLRMEQRCGRVFEGWKEGRICFPPTYKYSNNSDRYTGDDMHRKEKRRTPAWCDRILWYGRGLTQLSYVRGESRFSDHRPVYGTFTAKVEIINHNRIKKNMGCSSSRIEVEELLPYPHGYTELSFY; this is encoded by the exons ATGAGAGATGAGAACTCGAAGAAAAGCAAG TTTTCATGGTCCAAATCCCTGGTTAGAAAATGGTTCAACATCAAGAACAAATCTCAGGACTTCCATGCGGATGATGATGTTGTTGTTGGAAGAG GAGACGATAGGGAATGGAGGATGGGTTCTGCAGAGAGTGAGGCATGCACGGTGAAAAAGAGCAGAACAG AGCAAATGAACAAGAAGAATATGGATCGAGCCCGACGAAGAAGATCTGATGTTGATTTGGCTCAAGCTACTGACGTTCACGACTATAG AATTTTTGTGTCGACATGGAATGTAGGCGGAAAATCtccatcaaaaaatttgaatcttGAGGAATGGCTTCATGCCTCACCTCCTGCAGACATATACGTTTTGGG ATTTCAAGAGATTGTTCCTCTCAATGCCGGAAATGTTCTTGGTGCAGAAGACAATGGTCCAGCAAAGAAATGGTTGACACTCATTAGAAGGACACTGAACACCCTTCCTGGAACACATGGATGTGGCAGCTATAGCACACCGTCCCCAGTTCCTGATCCACTTGTGGAGCTAGATGCTGATTTTGAGGGTTCCTCAGTGAGGCAACACAATTCATCGTACTTCCACCGACATTCATTCCATTCCATGAGTCGTAGTTTACGAATTAATGGCGATATCATGGAACTGCATCCAAGGCTGGATCGCCGTTTCAGTGTTTGTGACCGAGTAAGCACCGGGAGCAGGCCAAGTGATTTTGATTCAAATTTTAGATGTGGAGATTCATCTGATGATGAGAAAGTTGCGGAACAATCTCCTTCTGCTGGAATTTTCTCACCGTCGTCATATGCTTATGGTGCTCCGCAATATATGGGAGAAAGAAATAGATCATCATCCCACACTAG TTCTAGGTATTGCTTGGTTGCCAGTAAGCAGATGGTTGGCATATTTCTAACAGTTTGGGTGCGAAGTGAAATTAGGGGTGATGTACAGAACTTGAAGGTTTCTTGTGTTGGAAGGGGACTGATGGGTTGTCTTGGAAATAAG GGTTCAATATCAATTAGCATGACTTTGCACCAAACAAGCTTCTGCTTCATCTGTAGTCATTTGACCTCAGGACAGAAAGAGGGGGATGAAGCACGGAGGAACCTAGATGTGATGGAGATTTTAAAAAAGACGAGGTTTCCTCGGGTGCAAAAGGCATGTGATGAGAAGACTCGTGAAACAATTCTCGATCATGA TCGTATCATATGGCTTGGTGATTTAAATTACCGCATCGCTCTTTCATATCAGTCCGCAAAGGCTTTAGTTGAGATGCACAACTGGAGAGCTTTGTTGGAAAAAGATCAG CTTCGAATGGAGCAAAGATGTGGCCGTGTTTTTGAGGGATGGAAAGAAGGAAGGATATGTTTTCCTCCCACCTATAAATACTCGAACAACTCTGATAGATACACAGGGGATGACATGCACAGAAAAGAGAAACGGCGGACACCTGCATG GTGTGACCGGATTTTATGGTATGGTAGAGGTCTTACTCAGTTATCTTATGTACGTGGGGAGTCTAGATTCTCCGACCACAGACCTGTATACGGTACTTTTACTGCAAAGGTTGAAATAATCAATCACAACCGGATTAAGAAAAACATGGGTTGTTCTAGCTCTCGGATAGAGGTGGAGGAACTCTTGCCCTACCCGCATGGTTACACAGAACTCAGTTTCTACTGA
- the LOC135642548 gene encoding type I inositol polyphosphate 5-phosphatase 4-like isoform X1, which yields MRDENSKKSKFSWSKSLVRKWFNIKNKSQDFHADDDVVVGRGDDREWRMGSAESEACTVKKSRTEQMNKKNMDRARRRRSDVDLAQATDVHDYRIFVSTWNVGGKSPSKNLNLEEWLHASPPADIYVLGFQEIVPLNAGNVLGAEDNGPAKKWLTLIRRTLNTLPGTHGCGSYSTPSPVPDPLVELDADFEGSSVRQHNSSYFHRHSFHSMSRSLRINGDIMELHPRLDRRFSVCDRVSTGSRPSDFDSNFRCGDSSDDEKVAEQSPSAGIFSPSSYAYGAPQYMGERNRSSSHTRIITCHSSRYCLVASKQMVGIFLTVWVRSEIRGDVQNLKVSCVGRGLMGCLGNKGSISISMTLHQTSFCFICSHLTSGQKEGDEARRNLDVMEILKKTRFPRVQKACDEKTRETILDHDRIIWLGDLNYRIALSYQSAKALVEMHNWRALLEKDQLRMEQRCGRVFEGWKEGRICFPPTYKYSNNSDRYTGDDMHRKEKRRTPAWCDRILWYGRGLTQLSYVRGESRFSDHRPVYGTFTAKVEIINHNRIKKNMGCSSSRIEVEELLPYPHGYTELSFY from the exons ATGAGAGATGAGAACTCGAAGAAAAGCAAG TTTTCATGGTCCAAATCCCTGGTTAGAAAATGGTTCAACATCAAGAACAAATCTCAGGACTTCCATGCGGATGATGATGTTGTTGTTGGAAGAG GAGACGATAGGGAATGGAGGATGGGTTCTGCAGAGAGTGAGGCATGCACGGTGAAAAAGAGCAGAACAG AGCAAATGAACAAGAAGAATATGGATCGAGCCCGACGAAGAAGATCTGATGTTGATTTGGCTCAAGCTACTGACGTTCACGACTATAG AATTTTTGTGTCGACATGGAATGTAGGCGGAAAATCtccatcaaaaaatttgaatcttGAGGAATGGCTTCATGCCTCACCTCCTGCAGACATATACGTTTTGGG ATTTCAAGAGATTGTTCCTCTCAATGCCGGAAATGTTCTTGGTGCAGAAGACAATGGTCCAGCAAAGAAATGGTTGACACTCATTAGAAGGACACTGAACACCCTTCCTGGAACACATGGATGTGGCAGCTATAGCACACCGTCCCCAGTTCCTGATCCACTTGTGGAGCTAGATGCTGATTTTGAGGGTTCCTCAGTGAGGCAACACAATTCATCGTACTTCCACCGACATTCATTCCATTCCATGAGTCGTAGTTTACGAATTAATGGCGATATCATGGAACTGCATCCAAGGCTGGATCGCCGTTTCAGTGTTTGTGACCGAGTAAGCACCGGGAGCAGGCCAAGTGATTTTGATTCAAATTTTAGATGTGGAGATTCATCTGATGATGAGAAAGTTGCGGAACAATCTCCTTCTGCTGGAATTTTCTCACCGTCGTCATATGCTTATGGTGCTCCGCAATATATGGGAGAAAGAAATAGATCATCATCCCACACTAG aattataacttgtcaCAGTTCTAGGTATTGCTTGGTTGCCAGTAAGCAGATGGTTGGCATATTTCTAACAGTTTGGGTGCGAAGTGAAATTAGGGGTGATGTACAGAACTTGAAGGTTTCTTGTGTTGGAAGGGGACTGATGGGTTGTCTTGGAAATAAG GGTTCAATATCAATTAGCATGACTTTGCACCAAACAAGCTTCTGCTTCATCTGTAGTCATTTGACCTCAGGACAGAAAGAGGGGGATGAAGCACGGAGGAACCTAGATGTGATGGAGATTTTAAAAAAGACGAGGTTTCCTCGGGTGCAAAAGGCATGTGATGAGAAGACTCGTGAAACAATTCTCGATCATGA TCGTATCATATGGCTTGGTGATTTAAATTACCGCATCGCTCTTTCATATCAGTCCGCAAAGGCTTTAGTTGAGATGCACAACTGGAGAGCTTTGTTGGAAAAAGATCAG CTTCGAATGGAGCAAAGATGTGGCCGTGTTTTTGAGGGATGGAAAGAAGGAAGGATATGTTTTCCTCCCACCTATAAATACTCGAACAACTCTGATAGATACACAGGGGATGACATGCACAGAAAAGAGAAACGGCGGACACCTGCATG GTGTGACCGGATTTTATGGTATGGTAGAGGTCTTACTCAGTTATCTTATGTACGTGGGGAGTCTAGATTCTCCGACCACAGACCTGTATACGGTACTTTTACTGCAAAGGTTGAAATAATCAATCACAACCGGATTAAGAAAAACATGGGTTGTTCTAGCTCTCGGATAGAGGTGGAGGAACTCTTGCCCTACCCGCATGGTTACACAGAACTCAGTTTCTACTGA
- the LOC103991148 gene encoding uncharacterized protein LOC103991148 — translation MAEEREREREITLRRFDLSDLDDYMVWASDDRVTAFCRWDSYTDKEDLRRYMRETVLPHPWFRAICLGGRPIGALSVDLGVGCDRCKGELGYVLATAHWGRGYATAAVKMAVRSVFQEVEGLERVEALVDVDNKGSQRVLEKAGFVREGVLRKSMVSKGRTRDLVMFSFISTDASVD, via the coding sequence ATggcggaggagagggagagggagagggagattaCCCTGCGCCGGTTCGACCTCTCGGACCTCGACGACTACATGGTGTGGGCGTCCGACGACAGGGTGACCGCCTTCTGCCGGTGGGACAGCTACACCGACAAGGAGGACCTCCGCCGGTACATGCGGGAGACGGTGCTCCCCCACCCGTGGTTCAGGGCCATATGCCTCGGCGGGCGGCCCATCGGCGCCCTGTCGGTGGATCTGGGCGTCGGCTGCGACCGCTGCAAGGGGGAGCTGGGCTACGTGCTGGCGACCGCCCACTGGGGCCGAGGCTACGCGACGGCGGCGGTGAAGATGGCGGTCCGATCCGTGTTCCAGGAGGTGGAGGGGTTGGAGCGGGTGGAGGCGCTGGTGGACGTGGACAACAAGGGGTCTCAGAGAGTGCTGGAGAAGGCGGGGTTTGTGAGGGAAGGGGTGCTGAGGAAGTCGATGGTGTCCAAGGGGAGGACGAGGGACTTGGTCATGTTTAGCTTCATCTCCACTGATGCTTCGGTggattga